The Bos indicus x Bos taurus breed Angus x Brahman F1 hybrid chromosome 11, Bos_hybrid_MaternalHap_v2.0, whole genome shotgun sequence genome includes a region encoding these proteins:
- the SH3GLB2 gene encoding endophilin-B2 isoform X4, producing MDFNMKKLASDAGIFFTRAVQFTEEKFGQAEKTELDAHFESLLARADSTKNWTEKILRQTEVLLQPNPSARVEEFLYEKLDRKVPSRVTNGELLAQYMAEAASELGPTTPYGKTLIKVAEAEKHLGAAERDFIHTASINFLTPLRNFLEGDWKTISKERRLLQNRRLDLDASKARLKKAKAAEAKATCEGDTVPDFQETRPRNYILSASASALWNDEVDKAEQELRVAQTEFDRQAEVTRLLLEGISSTHVNHLRCLHEFIESQTTYYAQCYRHMLDLQKQLGSSQGAIFPGTFVGTAEPASPPLSSTSPTTTAATMPMGPSVADLASPGEAALRLEEVAPPASGTRKARVLYDYEAADSSELALLADELITVYSLPGMDPDWLIGERGNKKGKVPVTYLELLS from the exons TTCACAGAGGAGAAATTCGGCCAGGCCGAGAAGACCGAGCTCGACGCCCACTTTGAGAGCCTCCTGGCGCGGGCGGACAGCACCAAGAACTGGACCGAGAAGATCTTGAGGCAGACAGAGGTGCTGCTGCAGCCCAACCCCA GCGCCCGAGTGGAGGAGTTCCTGTACGAGAAGCTGGACAGGAAGGTGCCCTCACGGGTCACCAACGGGGAGCTGCTGGCGCAGTACATGGCTGAGGCGGCCAGTGAGCTGGGGCCCACCACCCCCTACG GGAAGACGCTGATCAAGGTGGCGGAAGCAGAAAAGCACCTGGGAGCGGCCGAGAGAGATTTCATCCACACGGCCTCCATCAACTTCCTCACGCCCCTGCGCAACTTCCTGGAAGGGGACTGGAAGACGATTTCG AAGGAGAGGCGGCTCCTGCAGAACCGGCGTCTAGACCTGGATGCCTCCAAAGCGCGGCTCAAGAAGGCCAAGGCTGCCGAAGCCAAAGCCACG TGTGAGGGAGAT ACGGTGCCTGACTTTCAGGAGACTAGACCTCGTAATTACATTCTCTCGGCCAGCGCCTCCGCG CTCTGGAATGATGAGGTGGACAAG GCTGAGCAGGAGCTCCGAGTGGCCCAGACGGAGTTTGACCGGCAGGCAGAAGTGACCCGGCTCCTGCTGGAGGGGATCAGCAGCACCCAC GTGAACCACCTTCGCTGCCTGCACGAGTTCATCGAGTCTCAGACCACGTACTATGCCCAGTGCTACCGCCACATGCTGGACCTCCAGAAGCAGCTGGGCAG CTCCCAGGGAGCCAT ATTCCCAGGCACCTTTGTGGGCACCGCCGAGcccgcctccccacccctcagcagTACCTCGCCCACCACCACCGCGGCCACGATGCCCATGGGGCCCTCCGTGGCCGACCTGGCCTCTCCGGGGGAGGCTGCTCTCcgcctggaggaggtggccccACCTGCCAGCGGAACCCGGAAAGCCCGCGTTCTCTATGACTACGAGGCGGCCGACAGCAGCGAGCTGGCCCTGCTGGCCGATGAG CTCATCACTGTCTACAGCTTGCCTGGCATGGACCCCGACTGGCTCATT
- the SH3GLB2 gene encoding endophilin-B2 isoform X3 yields the protein MDFNMKKLASDAGIFFTRAVQFTEEKFGQAEKTELDAHFESLLARADSTKNWTEKILRQTEVLLQPNPSARVEEFLYEKLDRKVPSRVTNGELLAQYMAEAASELGPTTPYGKTLIKVAEAEKHLGAAERDFIHTASINFLTPLRNFLEGDWKTISKERRLLQNRRLDLDASKARLKKAKAAEAKATCEGDTVPDFQETRPRNYILSASASATLEDTCRPPSWAEWKEDYPGGWRRPCFFLVPLNPSLTLARGCLSLPKDRKLWNDEVDKAEQELRVAQTEFDRQAEVTRLLLEGISSTHVNHLRCLHEFIESQTTYYAQCYRHMLDLQKQLGRFPGTFVGTAEPASPPLSSTSPTTTAATMPMGPSVADLASPGEAALRLEEVAPPASGTRKARVLYDYEAADSSELALLADELITVYSLPGMDPDWLIGERGNKKGKVPVTYLELLS from the exons TTCACAGAGGAGAAATTCGGCCAGGCCGAGAAGACCGAGCTCGACGCCCACTTTGAGAGCCTCCTGGCGCGGGCGGACAGCACCAAGAACTGGACCGAGAAGATCTTGAGGCAGACAGAGGTGCTGCTGCAGCCCAACCCCA GCGCCCGAGTGGAGGAGTTCCTGTACGAGAAGCTGGACAGGAAGGTGCCCTCACGGGTCACCAACGGGGAGCTGCTGGCGCAGTACATGGCTGAGGCGGCCAGTGAGCTGGGGCCCACCACCCCCTACG GGAAGACGCTGATCAAGGTGGCGGAAGCAGAAAAGCACCTGGGAGCGGCCGAGAGAGATTTCATCCACACGGCCTCCATCAACTTCCTCACGCCCCTGCGCAACTTCCTGGAAGGGGACTGGAAGACGATTTCG AAGGAGAGGCGGCTCCTGCAGAACCGGCGTCTAGACCTGGATGCCTCCAAAGCGCGGCTCAAGAAGGCCAAGGCTGCCGAAGCCAAAGCCACG TGTGAGGGAGAT ACGGTGCCTGACTTTCAGGAGACTAGACCTCGTAATTACATTCTCTCGGCCAGCGCCTCCGCG ACTCTGGAGGACACTTGCCGCCCCCCTTCCTGGGCCGAGTGGAAGGAGGACTATCCAGGAGGGTGGAGACGGCCCTGTTTTTTTCTTGTGCCTTTGAACCCCAGTCTGACTCTGGCACGAGGCTGCCTTTCTCTGCCGAAGGACAGAAAG CTCTGGAATGATGAGGTGGACAAG GCTGAGCAGGAGCTCCGAGTGGCCCAGACGGAGTTTGACCGGCAGGCAGAAGTGACCCGGCTCCTGCTGGAGGGGATCAGCAGCACCCAC GTGAACCACCTTCGCTGCCTGCACGAGTTCATCGAGTCTCAGACCACGTACTATGCCCAGTGCTACCGCCACATGCTGGACCTCCAGAAGCAGCTGGGCAG ATTCCCAGGCACCTTTGTGGGCACCGCCGAGcccgcctccccacccctcagcagTACCTCGCCCACCACCACCGCGGCCACGATGCCCATGGGGCCCTCCGTGGCCGACCTGGCCTCTCCGGGGGAGGCTGCTCTCcgcctggaggaggtggccccACCTGCCAGCGGAACCCGGAAAGCCCGCGTTCTCTATGACTACGAGGCGGCCGACAGCAGCGAGCTGGCCCTGCTGGCCGATGAG CTCATCACTGTCTACAGCTTGCCTGGCATGGACCCCGACTGGCTCATT
- the SH3GLB2 gene encoding endophilin-B2 isoform X5 → MDFNMKKLASDAGIFFTRAVQFTEEKFGQAEKTELDAHFESLLARADSTKNWTEKILRQTEVLLQPNPSARVEEFLYEKLDRKVPSRVTNGELLAQYMAEAASELGPTTPYGKTLIKVAEAEKHLGAAERDFIHTASINFLTPLRNFLEGDWKTISKERRLLQNRRLDLDASKARLKKAKAAEAKATTVPDFQETRPRNYILSASASALWNDEVDKAEQELRVAQTEFDRQAEVTRLLLEGISSTHVNHLRCLHEFIESQTTYYAQCYRHMLDLQKQLGSSQGAIFPGTFVGTAEPASPPLSSTSPTTTAATMPMGPSVADLASPGEAALRLEEVAPPASGTRKARVLYDYEAADSSELALLADELITVYSLPGMDPDWLIGERGNKKGKVPVTYLELLS, encoded by the exons TTCACAGAGGAGAAATTCGGCCAGGCCGAGAAGACCGAGCTCGACGCCCACTTTGAGAGCCTCCTGGCGCGGGCGGACAGCACCAAGAACTGGACCGAGAAGATCTTGAGGCAGACAGAGGTGCTGCTGCAGCCCAACCCCA GCGCCCGAGTGGAGGAGTTCCTGTACGAGAAGCTGGACAGGAAGGTGCCCTCACGGGTCACCAACGGGGAGCTGCTGGCGCAGTACATGGCTGAGGCGGCCAGTGAGCTGGGGCCCACCACCCCCTACG GGAAGACGCTGATCAAGGTGGCGGAAGCAGAAAAGCACCTGGGAGCGGCCGAGAGAGATTTCATCCACACGGCCTCCATCAACTTCCTCACGCCCCTGCGCAACTTCCTGGAAGGGGACTGGAAGACGATTTCG AAGGAGAGGCGGCTCCTGCAGAACCGGCGTCTAGACCTGGATGCCTCCAAAGCGCGGCTCAAGAAGGCCAAGGCTGCCGAAGCCAAAGCCACG ACGGTGCCTGACTTTCAGGAGACTAGACCTCGTAATTACATTCTCTCGGCCAGCGCCTCCGCG CTCTGGAATGATGAGGTGGACAAG GCTGAGCAGGAGCTCCGAGTGGCCCAGACGGAGTTTGACCGGCAGGCAGAAGTGACCCGGCTCCTGCTGGAGGGGATCAGCAGCACCCAC GTGAACCACCTTCGCTGCCTGCACGAGTTCATCGAGTCTCAGACCACGTACTATGCCCAGTGCTACCGCCACATGCTGGACCTCCAGAAGCAGCTGGGCAG CTCCCAGGGAGCCAT ATTCCCAGGCACCTTTGTGGGCACCGCCGAGcccgcctccccacccctcagcagTACCTCGCCCACCACCACCGCGGCCACGATGCCCATGGGGCCCTCCGTGGCCGACCTGGCCTCTCCGGGGGAGGCTGCTCTCcgcctggaggaggtggccccACCTGCCAGCGGAACCCGGAAAGCCCGCGTTCTCTATGACTACGAGGCGGCCGACAGCAGCGAGCTGGCCCTGCTGGCCGATGAG CTCATCACTGTCTACAGCTTGCCTGGCATGGACCCCGACTGGCTCATT
- the SH3GLB2 gene encoding endophilin-B2 isoform X2 encodes MDFNMKKLASDAGIFFTRAVQFTEEKFGQAEKTELDAHFESLLARADSTKNWTEKILRQTEVLLQPNPSARVEEFLYEKLDRKVPSRVTNGELLAQYMAEAASELGPTTPYGKTLIKVAEAEKHLGAAERDFIHTASINFLTPLRNFLEGDWKTISKERRLLQNRRLDLDASKARLKKAKAAEAKATTVPDFQETRPRNYILSASASATLEDTCRPPSWAEWKEDYPGGWRRPCFFLVPLNPSLTLARGCLSLPKDRKLWNDEVDKAEQELRVAQTEFDRQAEVTRLLLEGISSTHVNHLRCLHEFIESQTTYYAQCYRHMLDLQKQLGSSQGAIFPGTFVGTAEPASPPLSSTSPTTTAATMPMGPSVADLASPGEAALRLEEVAPPASGTRKARVLYDYEAADSSELALLADELITVYSLPGMDPDWLIGERGNKKGKVPVTYLELLS; translated from the exons TTCACAGAGGAGAAATTCGGCCAGGCCGAGAAGACCGAGCTCGACGCCCACTTTGAGAGCCTCCTGGCGCGGGCGGACAGCACCAAGAACTGGACCGAGAAGATCTTGAGGCAGACAGAGGTGCTGCTGCAGCCCAACCCCA GCGCCCGAGTGGAGGAGTTCCTGTACGAGAAGCTGGACAGGAAGGTGCCCTCACGGGTCACCAACGGGGAGCTGCTGGCGCAGTACATGGCTGAGGCGGCCAGTGAGCTGGGGCCCACCACCCCCTACG GGAAGACGCTGATCAAGGTGGCGGAAGCAGAAAAGCACCTGGGAGCGGCCGAGAGAGATTTCATCCACACGGCCTCCATCAACTTCCTCACGCCCCTGCGCAACTTCCTGGAAGGGGACTGGAAGACGATTTCG AAGGAGAGGCGGCTCCTGCAGAACCGGCGTCTAGACCTGGATGCCTCCAAAGCGCGGCTCAAGAAGGCCAAGGCTGCCGAAGCCAAAGCCACG ACGGTGCCTGACTTTCAGGAGACTAGACCTCGTAATTACATTCTCTCGGCCAGCGCCTCCGCG ACTCTGGAGGACACTTGCCGCCCCCCTTCCTGGGCCGAGTGGAAGGAGGACTATCCAGGAGGGTGGAGACGGCCCTGTTTTTTTCTTGTGCCTTTGAACCCCAGTCTGACTCTGGCACGAGGCTGCCTTTCTCTGCCGAAGGACAGAAAG CTCTGGAATGATGAGGTGGACAAG GCTGAGCAGGAGCTCCGAGTGGCCCAGACGGAGTTTGACCGGCAGGCAGAAGTGACCCGGCTCCTGCTGGAGGGGATCAGCAGCACCCAC GTGAACCACCTTCGCTGCCTGCACGAGTTCATCGAGTCTCAGACCACGTACTATGCCCAGTGCTACCGCCACATGCTGGACCTCCAGAAGCAGCTGGGCAG CTCCCAGGGAGCCAT ATTCCCAGGCACCTTTGTGGGCACCGCCGAGcccgcctccccacccctcagcagTACCTCGCCCACCACCACCGCGGCCACGATGCCCATGGGGCCCTCCGTGGCCGACCTGGCCTCTCCGGGGGAGGCTGCTCTCcgcctggaggaggtggccccACCTGCCAGCGGAACCCGGAAAGCCCGCGTTCTCTATGACTACGAGGCGGCCGACAGCAGCGAGCTGGCCCTGCTGGCCGATGAG CTCATCACTGTCTACAGCTTGCCTGGCATGGACCCCGACTGGCTCATT
- the SH3GLB2 gene encoding endophilin-B2 isoform X1 yields the protein MDFNMKKLASDAGIFFTRAVQFTEEKFGQAEKTELDAHFESLLARADSTKNWTEKILRQTEVLLQPNPSARVEEFLYEKLDRKVPSRVTNGELLAQYMAEAASELGPTTPYGKTLIKVAEAEKHLGAAERDFIHTASINFLTPLRNFLEGDWKTISKERRLLQNRRLDLDASKARLKKAKAAEAKATCEGDTVPDFQETRPRNYILSASASATLEDTCRPPSWAEWKEDYPGGWRRPCFFLVPLNPSLTLARGCLSLPKDRKLWNDEVDKAEQELRVAQTEFDRQAEVTRLLLEGISSTHVNHLRCLHEFIESQTTYYAQCYRHMLDLQKQLGSSQGAIFPGTFVGTAEPASPPLSSTSPTTTAATMPMGPSVADLASPGEAALRLEEVAPPASGTRKARVLYDYEAADSSELALLADELITVYSLPGMDPDWLIGERGNKKGKVPVTYLELLS from the exons TTCACAGAGGAGAAATTCGGCCAGGCCGAGAAGACCGAGCTCGACGCCCACTTTGAGAGCCTCCTGGCGCGGGCGGACAGCACCAAGAACTGGACCGAGAAGATCTTGAGGCAGACAGAGGTGCTGCTGCAGCCCAACCCCA GCGCCCGAGTGGAGGAGTTCCTGTACGAGAAGCTGGACAGGAAGGTGCCCTCACGGGTCACCAACGGGGAGCTGCTGGCGCAGTACATGGCTGAGGCGGCCAGTGAGCTGGGGCCCACCACCCCCTACG GGAAGACGCTGATCAAGGTGGCGGAAGCAGAAAAGCACCTGGGAGCGGCCGAGAGAGATTTCATCCACACGGCCTCCATCAACTTCCTCACGCCCCTGCGCAACTTCCTGGAAGGGGACTGGAAGACGATTTCG AAGGAGAGGCGGCTCCTGCAGAACCGGCGTCTAGACCTGGATGCCTCCAAAGCGCGGCTCAAGAAGGCCAAGGCTGCCGAAGCCAAAGCCACG TGTGAGGGAGAT ACGGTGCCTGACTTTCAGGAGACTAGACCTCGTAATTACATTCTCTCGGCCAGCGCCTCCGCG ACTCTGGAGGACACTTGCCGCCCCCCTTCCTGGGCCGAGTGGAAGGAGGACTATCCAGGAGGGTGGAGACGGCCCTGTTTTTTTCTTGTGCCTTTGAACCCCAGTCTGACTCTGGCACGAGGCTGCCTTTCTCTGCCGAAGGACAGAAAG CTCTGGAATGATGAGGTGGACAAG GCTGAGCAGGAGCTCCGAGTGGCCCAGACGGAGTTTGACCGGCAGGCAGAAGTGACCCGGCTCCTGCTGGAGGGGATCAGCAGCACCCAC GTGAACCACCTTCGCTGCCTGCACGAGTTCATCGAGTCTCAGACCACGTACTATGCCCAGTGCTACCGCCACATGCTGGACCTCCAGAAGCAGCTGGGCAG CTCCCAGGGAGCCAT ATTCCCAGGCACCTTTGTGGGCACCGCCGAGcccgcctccccacccctcagcagTACCTCGCCCACCACCACCGCGGCCACGATGCCCATGGGGCCCTCCGTGGCCGACCTGGCCTCTCCGGGGGAGGCTGCTCTCcgcctggaggaggtggccccACCTGCCAGCGGAACCCGGAAAGCCCGCGTTCTCTATGACTACGAGGCGGCCGACAGCAGCGAGCTGGCCCTGCTGGCCGATGAG CTCATCACTGTCTACAGCTTGCCTGGCATGGACCCCGACTGGCTCATT